The Stomoxys calcitrans chromosome 3, idStoCalc2.1, whole genome shotgun sequence genome includes a region encoding these proteins:
- the LOC106095030 gene encoding histone H2A-like, which produces MSGRGKGGKVKGKAKSRSNRAGLQFPVCRIHRLLRKGNYAERVGAGAPVYLAAVMEYLAAEVLELAGNAARDNKKTRIIILAIRNDEELNKLLSGVTIAQGGVLPNIQAVLLSKKTEKKA; this is translated from the coding sequence atgtctggtcgtggtaaaggtggcaaagttaAGGGAAAGGCAAAGTCCCGTTCCAACCGTGCTGGTCTTCAATTCCCCGTCTGTCGTATCCATCGTTTGTTGCGCAAAGGCAACTATGCTGAACGTGTTGGTGCCGGAGCTCCAGTTTACTTGGCTGCTGTCATGGAGTATTTGGCCGCTGAAGTTCTTGAATTGGCTGGCAACGCTGCTCGTGACAACAAGAAGACAAGAATTATTATATTGGCTATCCGTAATGACgaagaattgaacaaattgctgtccggtgtcaccattgctcaaggtggtgtattgccaaacatccaagctgttctcttgtccaagaagaccgaaaagaaggcttaa